Proteins encoded together in one Temnothorax longispinosus isolate EJ_2023e chromosome 5, Tlon_JGU_v1, whole genome shotgun sequence window:
- the Nsd gene encoding histone-lysine N-methyltransferase NSD2 isoform X1 translates to MNTIDTETTSEVAALDRPRSEADDEIDVNVGASTSEDVCNGEALLDDDDDDCNGWTPNKSRYGRTIKPTSITGITVDSLQTLRLKTHRHVSNSTDNSMDENTSEIDVANNVDEVVSLVNSIEEIPSPKLISPVVECHWMVGELAWARVGNFPYWPCMVTNDPTTGQYYKLRVSSKLIMWVHVHYFGDKGRHSWVSAKYMMQFISLANFMELEKAFKSADTRKKDPKYTTAFTIKPRARIKWENAVREAEEAQALTMEERIAIFAKKFKISKSKDAKSSTVDERIKNKRKHSIEQDEPDVKRAKQNNLYNEKPEVSKLLKSELLKTKNSRIVNGKIDWKLNLDSLPPSPSSHKSSSESINTKIIKNEDEESLFKLYYEDNKNLLETEYPDTPKDDIKKYLRKIWDNMDTEYRKKVRSQVSNENSHVDLKESTSSIEIDTTVKENKKMKSNIDTEVNSVPEMMKRNRLYNLLKDIKKESTPDEDVIEIDTTVKENKKSRSKIDKEENSVTETKRSRLYNLFKGMKQEKVCQICEKTGKLTRCKGPCYSYFHLSCVKPGESSPEYSVDENTLDDRLLSDLDIIKRSINDENENNGKSDEQEDETFKCIDCLSGVAPACFLCNEREGDRGRCIVPACGKHYHSNCLLSWPQSHWQGGRLICPYHVCHTCSSDNPQHHRSRAPNEKIARCVRCPSSYHASTLCLPAGSVILTASQIICPKHYKAPYPPLNAAWCFLCTRGGSLICCDTCPTSFHLECLGIDAPDGGFICEDCETGRLPLYGEVVWVKLGHYRWWPSRICYPHEIPENVESVAKPHSPGKFCVMFLGSNDYYWVDRGRAFLYQDGDANIKPPMNKKSLMDDTYRIALEEANKIHQQLKARRSMTKKPKGLKPPPYVKLKVNKPVGNVKPTEFESIVACECDPEWDNPCAPGTDCLNRILMVECSPGICPAGDKCMNQSFVLRQYPAMEPFHTVARGWGLRTLEDIKAGRFVIEYVGEIIDDAEYKRRLHRKKELKNENFYFLTIDNYRTIDAEPKGNLSRFMNHSCAPNCETQKWTVNGDTRIGLFALRDIETGEELTFNYNLASDGETRKACLCGASNCSGFIGLKAQKQQLPIAQSVMQLKKIVKSKRHRRSKERKYTCWQCGQEIYHNKFIVCSQRTCNKKYHKTCVIVDETEPKFCCPWHFCSECGRRTSAHCSFCSIAFCQDHLDGNLFERESEKGGVVCRAHENADAQKPVEDEKEYSDNDNETDKEYSSTSTSSTSPIVMEKIATREPSPRVSIVEVHLSSEESEESQKEEEEHNLESNFMSCDKRTMTKETFHKSQKKENQAKELSNLTSSQLEAIIGVSLAE, encoded by the exons ATGAATACCATTGACACGGAGACGACCAGCGAGGTGGCCGCGTTGGATCGCCCCAGATCCGAGGCGGATGATGAGATCGACGTGAATGTCGGGGCTTCGACGAGCGAGGACGTGTGCAATGGGGAGGCTTTGCtggacgatgacgatgacgattgTAATGGCTGGACGCCTAATAAAAGCCGTTACGGCAGAACAATAAAGCCCACGTCCATCACGGGCATTACTGTGGACTCTCTGCAG ACGTTGAGGCTAAAGACACATAGACACGTGTCGAATTCCACTGATAATAGTATGGATGAAAATACAAGTGAAATTGACGTAGCTAACAACGTAGATGAAGTCGTTTCTTTAGTAAATAGTATAGAGGAGATTCCATCTCCAAAACTAATCAGTCCTGTTGTTGAATGCCATTGGATGGTGGGAGAGTTAGCATGGGCAAGAGTTGGCAATTTCCCATACTGGCCTTGTATGGTAACAAATGACCCAACTACAGGTCAATATTATAAGTTAAGAG TTTCTTCTAAGTTGATTATGTGGGTACACGTTCATTACTTCGGAGACAAAGGACGTCACAGTTGGGTTTCGGCAAAATATATGATGCAATTCATATCTCTTGCTAACTTCATGGAATTAGAAAAAGCATTCAAGTCAGCAGATACAAGGAAGAAGGATCCCAAGTATACTACTGCTTTTACTATAAAGCCGAGAGCGAGAATAAAGTGGGAAAATGCTGTTAGAGAAGCTGAAGAAGCACAGGCACTGACGATGGAAGAAAGAATTGcaatttttgcgaaaaaatttaaaatctcgAAATCTAAAGATGCAAAATCATCTACTGTCGATGAAAGAATTAAGAACAAGAGGAAACATTCGATTGAGCAAGATGAGCCTGATGTCAAACGTGCTAAACAAAACAat tTATACAATGAAAAACCGGAAGTATCGAAGTTACTTAAATCAGAATTATTAAAGACGAAAAATTCGCGGATTGTAAACGGTAAAATTGACTGGAAACTAAATTTGGATTCTTTACCTCCATCTCCTTCAAGTCATAAAAGCTCTTCCGAAAGtataaacacaaaaattattaaaaatgaggATGAAGAGAGTTTATTTAAACTCTACTACGaagataacaaaaatttgctCGAGACTGAATATCCAGATACGCCAAAAGAcgacattaaaaaatacttacgaAAAATCTGGGACAATATGGACACGGAATACCGGAAAAAAGTTAGATCGCAAGTGTCAAACGAAAACTCGCACGTGGATTTGAAAGAAAGCACTTCGTCAATTGAGATTGACACAACtgtaaaggaaaataaaaagatgaaaagtaaTATTGACACTGAAGTAAATTCTGTTCCAGAAATGATGAAACGAAATAGACTGTACAATCtcttaaaagatataaaaaaagaaagtactcCGGATGAAGATGTGATTGAGATTGACACGACTgtgaaggaaaataaaaagtcgAGAAGTAAAATTGACAAGGAAGAAAATTCTGTTACAGAAACGAAACGAAGTAGATTGTACAATCTCTTTAAAGGTATGAAACAAGAAAAGGTTTGTCAGATTTGCGAGAAGACAGGCAAGCTAACGAGATGTAAGGGGCCGTGttattcttattttcatttatccTGTGTAAAACCTGGCGAATCTAGTCCAGAATATTCTGTTGATGAGAACACCTTGGATGACAGATTACTTAGCGACTTAGACATAATTAAAAGAAGTATTaatgatgaaaatgaaaataatg GTAAATCCGATGAGCAAGAGGACGAGACATTCAAATGCATTGACTGTCTATCTGGAGTAGCACCTGCTTGCTTCTTATGCAATGAGAGGGAAGGAGATAGAGGAAGATGTATCGTCCCGGCTTGTGGAAAACATTATCATTCCAACTGCTTATTATCGTGGCCACAG TCGCATTGGCAAGGTGGACGCTTGATATGTCCGTATCACGTATGCCACACCTGCAGTTCGGATAATCCTCAACATCACCGTTCGCGCGCCCCAAATGAGAAAATAGCAAGATGTGTCCGTTGCCCTTCGTCTTATCATGCATCGACATTGTGTCTGCCTGCTGGTTCAGTAATATTGACGGCGAGCCAAATTATATGCCCAAAACATTACAAAGCACCATATCCTCCATTGAACGCAGCGTGGTGTTTCCTGTGTACACGTGGTGGAAGCCTCATTTGTTGCGACACGTGTCCAACTTCCTTTCATTTGGAATGTCTGG GTATAGATGCGCCTGACGGCGGATTTATATGCGAGGATTGTGAAACAGGAAGATTACCTTTGTATGGGGAAGTTGTATGGGTGAAACTCGGCCATTATCGATGGTGGCCGTCTCGTATATGTTATCCACATGAAATTCCTGAAAATGTAGAAAGTGTAGCTAAACCTCACAGTCCTGGCAAATTTTGCGTAATGTTTTTGGGATCCAATGATTATTATTGGGTAGatag AGGTCGCGCCTTTTTATATCAAGACGGTGACGCAAATATAAAACCACctatgaataaaaaatctctGATGGACGATACATATCGGATAGCTCTTGAGGAAGCCAATAAAATACATCAACAATTAAAAGCAAGGCGATCCATGACTAAAAAACCGAAAGGACTGAAACCGCCACCatacgtaaaattaaaa GTCAATAAACCAGTGGGCAACGTTAAGCCAACCGAATTCGAGAGCATTGTGGCATGCGAATGCGATCCTGAATGGGATAATCCTTGTGCACCTGGTACGGATTGTCTGAATCGTATACTAATGGTCGAATGCAGTCCCGGAATCTGTCCAGCTGGAGACAAATGCATGAATCAGTCGTTCGTGCTAAGACAATACCCAGCAATGGAGCCATTTCATACAGTGGCTCGCGGATGGGGCCTGAGAACTTTGGAGGATATTAAAGCGGGGCGGTTTGTCATCGAGTACGTGGGGGAAATTATAGACGACGCTGAATACAAACGTAGATTACATCGGAAGaaggaattgaaaaatgagaaTTTCTACTTCCTGACGATAGACAACTATAGAACGATTGATGCGGAACCGAAGGGAAATCTAAGTCGATTTATGA ATCACTCGTGCGCTCCAAACTGCGAAACGCAGAAATGGACAGTAAACGGAGATACGCGTATCGGTCTATTCGCTTTGCGTGACATAGAAACCGGAGAGGAGctgacatttaattataatttagcaTCTGATGGAGAAACACGAAAAGCGTGTCTTTGCGGTGCATCTAATTGTAGCGGTTTTATTGGGCTAAAAGCACAGAAACAACAGTTACCAATAGCACAATCGGTCAtgcaattaaagaaaattgttaaatcaaaACGACACAGAAG atcgaaagagagaaagtacACGTGTTGGCAATGCGGACAAGAAATATATCACAACAAGTTTATAGTCTGCTCACAAAGGACATGTAACAAAAAGTATCACAAAACGTGTGTAATAGTCGATGAGACAGAACCGAAATTCTGTTGTCCGTGGCATTTTTGCTCGGAATGCGGACGTCGAACATCAGCACACTGTTCATTTTGTAGTATTGCATTTTGTCAAG aTCATCTCGACGGCAACTTATttgagcgagagagcgagaaggGTGGCGTCGTATGCAGAGCGCACGAAAATGCGGATGCACAGAAGCCTGTCGAAGACGAGAAAGAATATTCCGATAACGATAACGAGACAGATAAAGAATATTCTTCGACAAGCACAAGCTCCACTAGTCCGATCGTAATGGAAAAAATTGCGACGCGAGAACCATCACCAAGGGTTTCTATCGTAGAG GTTCATCTAAGCAGCGAAGAGAGTGAAGAATCTcagaaggaagaggaagagcaCAATCTCGAGagtaattttatgtcatgTGATAAAAGGACAATGACAAAAGAGACATTTCATAAATcacagaagaaagaaaatcaagCGAAGGAGTTAAGTAATCTTACATCTAGTCAACTGGAAGCCATAATTGGCGTTAGCCTCGCTGAATGA
- the Nsd gene encoding histone-lysine N-methyltransferase NSD2 isoform X2 translates to MNTIDTETTSEVAALDRPRSEADDEIDVNVGASTSEDVCNGEALLDDDDDDCNGWTPNKSRYGRTIKPTSITGITVDSLQTLRLKTHRHVSNSTDNSMDENTSEIDVANNVDEVVSLVNSIEEIPSPKLISPVVECHWMVGELAWARVGNFPYWPCMVTNDPTTGQYYKLRVSSKLIMWVHVHYFGDKGRHSWVSAKYMMQFISLANFMELEKAFKSADTRKKDPKYTTAFTIKPRARIKWENAVREAEEAQALTMEERIAIFAKKFKISKSKDAKSSTVDERIKNKRKHSIEQDEPDVKRAKQNNLYNEKPEVSKLLKSELLKTKNSRIVNGKIDWKLNLDSLPPSPSSHKSSSESINTKIIKNEDEESLFKLYYEDNKNLLETEYPDTPKDDIKKYLRKIWDNMDTEYRKKVRSQVSNENSHVDLKESTSSIEIDTTVKENKKMKSNIDTEVNSVPEMMKRNRLYNLLKDIKKESTPDEDVIEIDTTVKENKKSRSKIDKEENSVTETKRSRLYNLFKGMKQEKVCQICEKTGKLTRCKGPCYSYFHLSCVKPGESSPEYSVDENTLDDRLLSDLDIIKRSINDENENNGKSDEQEDETFKCIDCLSGVAPACFLCNEREGDRGRCIVPACGKHYHSNCLLSWPQSHWQGGRLICPYHVCHTCSSDNPQHHRSRAPNEKIARCVRCPSSYHASTLCLPAGSVILTASQIICPKHYKAPYPPLNAAWCFLCTRGGSLICCDTCPTSFHLECLGIDAPDGGFICEDCETGRLPLYGEVVWVKLGHYRWWPSRICYPHEIPENVESVAKPHSPGKFCVMFLGSNDYYWVDRGRAFLYQDGDANIKPPMNKKSLMDDTYRIALEEANKIHQQLKARRSMTKKPKGLKPPPYVKLKVNKPVGNVKPTEFESIVACECDPEWDNPCAPGTDCLNRILMVECSPGICPAGDKCMNQSFVLRQYPAMEPFHTVARGWGLRTLEDIKAGRFVIEYVGEIIDDAEYKRRLHRKKELKNENFYFLTIDNYRTIDAEPKGNLSRFMNHSCAPNCETQKWTVNGDTRIGLFALRDIETGEELTFNYNLASDGETRKACLCGASNCSGFIGLKAQKQQLPIAQSVMQLKKIVKSKRHRRSKERKYTCWQCGQEIYHNKFIVCSQRTCNKKYHKTCVIVDETEPKFCCPWHFCSECGRRTSAHCSFCSIAFCQDHLDGNLFERESEKGGVVCRAHENADAQKPVEDEKEYSDNDNETDKEYSSTSTSSTSPIVMEKIATREPSPRVSIVERSS, encoded by the exons ATGAATACCATTGACACGGAGACGACCAGCGAGGTGGCCGCGTTGGATCGCCCCAGATCCGAGGCGGATGATGAGATCGACGTGAATGTCGGGGCTTCGACGAGCGAGGACGTGTGCAATGGGGAGGCTTTGCtggacgatgacgatgacgattgTAATGGCTGGACGCCTAATAAAAGCCGTTACGGCAGAACAATAAAGCCCACGTCCATCACGGGCATTACTGTGGACTCTCTGCAG ACGTTGAGGCTAAAGACACATAGACACGTGTCGAATTCCACTGATAATAGTATGGATGAAAATACAAGTGAAATTGACGTAGCTAACAACGTAGATGAAGTCGTTTCTTTAGTAAATAGTATAGAGGAGATTCCATCTCCAAAACTAATCAGTCCTGTTGTTGAATGCCATTGGATGGTGGGAGAGTTAGCATGGGCAAGAGTTGGCAATTTCCCATACTGGCCTTGTATGGTAACAAATGACCCAACTACAGGTCAATATTATAAGTTAAGAG TTTCTTCTAAGTTGATTATGTGGGTACACGTTCATTACTTCGGAGACAAAGGACGTCACAGTTGGGTTTCGGCAAAATATATGATGCAATTCATATCTCTTGCTAACTTCATGGAATTAGAAAAAGCATTCAAGTCAGCAGATACAAGGAAGAAGGATCCCAAGTATACTACTGCTTTTACTATAAAGCCGAGAGCGAGAATAAAGTGGGAAAATGCTGTTAGAGAAGCTGAAGAAGCACAGGCACTGACGATGGAAGAAAGAATTGcaatttttgcgaaaaaatttaaaatctcgAAATCTAAAGATGCAAAATCATCTACTGTCGATGAAAGAATTAAGAACAAGAGGAAACATTCGATTGAGCAAGATGAGCCTGATGTCAAACGTGCTAAACAAAACAat tTATACAATGAAAAACCGGAAGTATCGAAGTTACTTAAATCAGAATTATTAAAGACGAAAAATTCGCGGATTGTAAACGGTAAAATTGACTGGAAACTAAATTTGGATTCTTTACCTCCATCTCCTTCAAGTCATAAAAGCTCTTCCGAAAGtataaacacaaaaattattaaaaatgaggATGAAGAGAGTTTATTTAAACTCTACTACGaagataacaaaaatttgctCGAGACTGAATATCCAGATACGCCAAAAGAcgacattaaaaaatacttacgaAAAATCTGGGACAATATGGACACGGAATACCGGAAAAAAGTTAGATCGCAAGTGTCAAACGAAAACTCGCACGTGGATTTGAAAGAAAGCACTTCGTCAATTGAGATTGACACAACtgtaaaggaaaataaaaagatgaaaagtaaTATTGACACTGAAGTAAATTCTGTTCCAGAAATGATGAAACGAAATAGACTGTACAATCtcttaaaagatataaaaaaagaaagtactcCGGATGAAGATGTGATTGAGATTGACACGACTgtgaaggaaaataaaaagtcgAGAAGTAAAATTGACAAGGAAGAAAATTCTGTTACAGAAACGAAACGAAGTAGATTGTACAATCTCTTTAAAGGTATGAAACAAGAAAAGGTTTGTCAGATTTGCGAGAAGACAGGCAAGCTAACGAGATGTAAGGGGCCGTGttattcttattttcatttatccTGTGTAAAACCTGGCGAATCTAGTCCAGAATATTCTGTTGATGAGAACACCTTGGATGACAGATTACTTAGCGACTTAGACATAATTAAAAGAAGTATTaatgatgaaaatgaaaataatg GTAAATCCGATGAGCAAGAGGACGAGACATTCAAATGCATTGACTGTCTATCTGGAGTAGCACCTGCTTGCTTCTTATGCAATGAGAGGGAAGGAGATAGAGGAAGATGTATCGTCCCGGCTTGTGGAAAACATTATCATTCCAACTGCTTATTATCGTGGCCACAG TCGCATTGGCAAGGTGGACGCTTGATATGTCCGTATCACGTATGCCACACCTGCAGTTCGGATAATCCTCAACATCACCGTTCGCGCGCCCCAAATGAGAAAATAGCAAGATGTGTCCGTTGCCCTTCGTCTTATCATGCATCGACATTGTGTCTGCCTGCTGGTTCAGTAATATTGACGGCGAGCCAAATTATATGCCCAAAACATTACAAAGCACCATATCCTCCATTGAACGCAGCGTGGTGTTTCCTGTGTACACGTGGTGGAAGCCTCATTTGTTGCGACACGTGTCCAACTTCCTTTCATTTGGAATGTCTGG GTATAGATGCGCCTGACGGCGGATTTATATGCGAGGATTGTGAAACAGGAAGATTACCTTTGTATGGGGAAGTTGTATGGGTGAAACTCGGCCATTATCGATGGTGGCCGTCTCGTATATGTTATCCACATGAAATTCCTGAAAATGTAGAAAGTGTAGCTAAACCTCACAGTCCTGGCAAATTTTGCGTAATGTTTTTGGGATCCAATGATTATTATTGGGTAGatag AGGTCGCGCCTTTTTATATCAAGACGGTGACGCAAATATAAAACCACctatgaataaaaaatctctGATGGACGATACATATCGGATAGCTCTTGAGGAAGCCAATAAAATACATCAACAATTAAAAGCAAGGCGATCCATGACTAAAAAACCGAAAGGACTGAAACCGCCACCatacgtaaaattaaaa GTCAATAAACCAGTGGGCAACGTTAAGCCAACCGAATTCGAGAGCATTGTGGCATGCGAATGCGATCCTGAATGGGATAATCCTTGTGCACCTGGTACGGATTGTCTGAATCGTATACTAATGGTCGAATGCAGTCCCGGAATCTGTCCAGCTGGAGACAAATGCATGAATCAGTCGTTCGTGCTAAGACAATACCCAGCAATGGAGCCATTTCATACAGTGGCTCGCGGATGGGGCCTGAGAACTTTGGAGGATATTAAAGCGGGGCGGTTTGTCATCGAGTACGTGGGGGAAATTATAGACGACGCTGAATACAAACGTAGATTACATCGGAAGaaggaattgaaaaatgagaaTTTCTACTTCCTGACGATAGACAACTATAGAACGATTGATGCGGAACCGAAGGGAAATCTAAGTCGATTTATGA ATCACTCGTGCGCTCCAAACTGCGAAACGCAGAAATGGACAGTAAACGGAGATACGCGTATCGGTCTATTCGCTTTGCGTGACATAGAAACCGGAGAGGAGctgacatttaattataatttagcaTCTGATGGAGAAACACGAAAAGCGTGTCTTTGCGGTGCATCTAATTGTAGCGGTTTTATTGGGCTAAAAGCACAGAAACAACAGTTACCAATAGCACAATCGGTCAtgcaattaaagaaaattgttaaatcaaaACGACACAGAAG atcgaaagagagaaagtacACGTGTTGGCAATGCGGACAAGAAATATATCACAACAAGTTTATAGTCTGCTCACAAAGGACATGTAACAAAAAGTATCACAAAACGTGTGTAATAGTCGATGAGACAGAACCGAAATTCTGTTGTCCGTGGCATTTTTGCTCGGAATGCGGACGTCGAACATCAGCACACTGTTCATTTTGTAGTATTGCATTTTGTCAAG aTCATCTCGACGGCAACTTATttgagcgagagagcgagaaggGTGGCGTCGTATGCAGAGCGCACGAAAATGCGGATGCACAGAAGCCTGTCGAAGACGAGAAAGAATATTCCGATAACGATAACGAGACAGATAAAGAATATTCTTCGACAAGCACAAGCTCCACTAGTCCGATCGTAATGGAAAAAATTGCGACGCGAGAACCATCACCAAGGGTTTCTATCGTAGAG AGATCGTCTTAA